One Coccinella septempunctata chromosome X, icCocSept1.1, whole genome shotgun sequence genomic window carries:
- the LOC123322343 gene encoding uncharacterized protein LOC123322343, with protein MTTSMKICIAFETSNTKAKKNIFKFKWIQTTGTETYYEIPEDKQNPHDHHELFALPKVKNILKSMKTRGSFRTCVISLTPELKGIYFDAEEDVMFRDEYLQMTYSPAYVKTEFGGELAESRNTTELSSGKTKENKKDFKKIKDNFVLNNFDGKNVSVTLWLKKFESECMRCGVEEDMDKILILRLFLDGIAKEWFDSKLIILGLETDFQIWKNNCLDSFCETSWHKHREAYSFRYIGGSLVDYAFRKENLLLNLRNNFPTDILIDLIVTSLPNFLQDIIDRSNVTTFEKLLGELRKLEGSTKYENARNTKNGKMNKSAEQLPSLTKADKKEPCSICDKNGFPGRFHPEALCRLKNRRFNF; from the coding sequence ATGACCACATCCATGAAAATTTGCATAGCTTTTGAAACATCAAATACTAAagcgaagaaaaatatattcaagttcAAATGGATTCAGACTACAGGAACGGAAACATATTATGAGATTCCAGAAGACAAACAGAATCCACATGACCATCATGAACTTTTTGCTCTACCGAAGgtgaaaaatatcttgaaatcaatgaaaacaagAGGTTCATTTCGTACGTGTGTTATTTCATTGACTCCGGAATTGAAAGGAATATATTTTGATGCCGAAGAAGATGTGATGTTTAGGGATGAGTATTTACAAATGACTTATTCACCTGCATACGTGAAAACAGAATTTGGAGGAGAACTAGCAGAATCACGAAATACAACAGAACTGTCCTCAGGCAAGACCAAGGAGAATAAAAAGGATTTCAAGAAGATAAAggacaattttgtgctgaataaTTTTGATGGGAAGAATGTTTCCGTGACTTTATGGTTGAAGAAATTTGAGTCGGAATGCATGCGTTGTGGAGTGGAAGAAGATATGgacaaaattttgattttacgTTTGTTTCTGGATGGGATAGCGAAAGAATGGTTTGATTCTAAATTAATTATATTAGGTTTGGAAACTGATTttcaaatatggaaaaataactGCTTAGATAGTTTTTGTGAAACAAGTTGGCATAAGCATAGAGAGGCATATTCATTTAGGTACATAGGAGGAAGTTTAGTTGACTACGCTTTCAGgaaagaaaatttgttgttGAATCTCCGAAATAATTTTCCAACTGACATATTAATTGACTTAATTGTGACAAGTTTGCCAAATTTTTTACAAGATATAATTGATCGATCAAATGTAACAACTTTTGAGAAATTATTAGGTGAGTTACGAAAGTTAGAAGgttcaacaaaatatgaaaatgcTCGAAATACCAAAAATGGCAAAATGAACAAATCGGCCGAACAACTTCCTTCACTAACAAAAGCAGATAAGAAGGAACCATGTtcaatttgtgataaaaatggtTTCCCAGGGAGATTCCATCCAGAAGCTCTATGTCGGCTAAAGAATAGGAGATTTAATTTTTAA